A stretch of Acidicapsa ligni DNA encodes these proteins:
- a CDS encoding sigma-54 interaction domain-containing protein, with the protein MGGHIVLVVENPEMHAPLIQGLASDGYCALCFHSVEEATAYLGERNCPAYVAVFNIPMRRQNDLAAVAQLSQQRPELQILFAGQQPNPLLDKLTNANRAIWMLEKPLNHPESGLILRKILTSAAIVAAEISTDISLDTETAQAGSITPYSEEFLRRVGMAEVPVLLSGETGVGKEVMARRLCAYSSRAAKPFLKLNCAALPAELAESELFGSTKGAFTGALVDRPGRFETAHGGTILLDEIGDMDLRLQTKLLHVLQDGEIQPLGSNRTIQVNVRVMAATHRDLTRAIQEGTFREDLYYRLNVIRIVIPPLRDRRDEILPLAEALLTRHSPPGFKRPAIKGDLKRFLLEYSWPGNIRELENVMRRFLVYQDAKMLIHELRNAASETSSGIPVSVPVNGPVNSAAAFSGSNHALNANEQVDNTVGKSSHAPPGGRLDRLAEASRTAEIELLLTALKASRWNRRQAAESLQIEYKAFLYKLQKYGIVESKGKRREISA; encoded by the coding sequence ATGGGTGGACATATCGTTCTTGTAGTTGAGAACCCGGAGATGCACGCTCCTCTGATCCAGGGGCTTGCTTCCGATGGATATTGCGCCCTGTGTTTTCATTCGGTTGAAGAGGCTACGGCCTATCTCGGCGAACGCAATTGCCCGGCCTACGTTGCGGTTTTCAATATTCCCATGCGCCGCCAGAACGATCTTGCCGCGGTCGCCCAGTTGAGCCAGCAACGCCCGGAACTGCAAATTCTCTTTGCCGGGCAGCAGCCGAATCCTCTACTCGACAAGCTGACGAACGCGAATCGCGCCATCTGGATGCTGGAAAAGCCGCTCAACCATCCCGAGTCCGGCCTGATCCTGCGCAAGATTCTCACATCGGCAGCAATCGTTGCGGCCGAGATTTCTACTGACATTTCTTTGGATACGGAAACCGCACAGGCTGGCAGCATTACGCCCTACTCCGAGGAGTTTCTGCGCCGCGTCGGCATGGCGGAAGTGCCTGTTCTGTTGAGCGGCGAAACCGGAGTAGGCAAAGAAGTGATGGCCCGGCGGCTATGTGCGTATTCCTCTCGGGCCGCCAAGCCGTTCCTGAAGCTCAATTGCGCCGCTCTACCCGCGGAACTGGCCGAGAGCGAGCTTTTCGGTTCAACCAAGGGAGCTTTCACCGGCGCGCTGGTCGATCGACCAGGCCGTTTCGAAACTGCGCACGGCGGCACCATTCTGTTGGATGAGATTGGCGACATGGATCTGCGCCTGCAGACGAAATTGCTACATGTCTTACAGGATGGTGAGATTCAGCCCCTGGGCAGCAATCGCACGATTCAGGTCAATGTGCGGGTGATGGCCGCGACGCATCGCGATCTGACCAGGGCAATTCAAGAAGGCACCTTTCGCGAAGATCTCTATTACCGCCTCAACGTAATTCGGATCGTCATTCCACCCCTGCGAGACAGGAGGGATGAAATACTGCCGCTCGCGGAAGCTCTGCTCACACGCCACTCTCCGCCAGGATTCAAGCGGCCTGCAATCAAGGGAGATTTGAAGCGCTTCCTGCTGGAATATAGCTGGCCGGGCAATATCCGCGAGCTGGAAAATGTGATGCGCCGCTTCCTCGTATATCAGGACGCAAAGATGCTCATCCATGAGTTGCGCAATGCTGCCAGCGAGACGTCTTCAGGCATTCCTGTGAGCGTTCCGGTGAATGGTCCAGTGAACAGCGCGGCTGCGTTTTCCGGGTCAAACCATGCACTGAATGCGAATGAACAGGTTGATAATACGGTTGGCAAGTCCAGCCACGCACCACCTGGTGGCCGGTTGGATCGCCTCGCCGAAGCATCCCGCACGGCCGAGATCGAGCTGCTTTTGACCGCACTCAAGGCCAGTCGCTGGAACCGGCGGCAGGCAGCCGAGTCCCTACAGATCGAGTACAAAGCCTTTCTCTACAAGTTGCAAAAGTACGGCATCGTGGAATCCAAGGGAAAGCGCCGCGAAATCAGCGCCTGA
- a CDS encoding helix-turn-helix domain-containing protein: MNRDIYPNLKLRMYTTGIRQNRLARMLGIHEASLSRIMNGFREPTGDIRVHLAEILRSDPDWLFYKMQISDDLAPADGPAPVHTVPVHTPAHT; the protein is encoded by the coding sequence ATGAACCGAGACATCTATCCAAACCTGAAGCTCCGGATGTACACCACCGGAATCCGGCAAAATCGCCTGGCCCGCATGCTCGGTATTCACGAAGCATCCCTGAGCAGGATCATGAACGGCTTTCGTGAACCGACTGGAGATATTCGCGTTCACCTGGCCGAGATACTGCGCAGCGATCCTGACTGGCTTTTTTACAAAATGCAGATCAGCGATGACTTAGCTCCCGCTGACGGCCCGGCACCAGTTCATACAGTACCGGTCCACACACCAGCCCACACATAG